The genomic stretch CCCTGCTTTGATTTTTTTCCTTCTGTTTTGATGTTGCATTGCAGCCCTGAAAAATTGGAATAGCGAACTCAAGAAAGACAATGCGGAGCTCAACGAGATGCTGTAAGATGAGAATTGTTATGCTTGTGCGCGGGTTAGGGTTTTGACGTTTTGTTGTTTGGGGAAGAATTGGTGCCTGTGTCGTTGCTTATATcccttctttttttgttttatttttggcTAATTTGATGATTCAAGGGTGGACAAGGTGGATGAGCTCCAGAAGGCCCGTCAGGAATTCCTTAAAGATATCCGTAGTAAGATTATTTATCCAATCTCAAAGTTCCTTTGTGTCTAGTCATGAGAAGTACTTTTCTTTGGTCCAAGTCTTATTACCtgtgaccatgttttttcttttttctgtcTAGTCATGAGAAGCAGACACGAATTGGGTTAATCCTTTTGAGCTGATTCCCCTTAGTTATATGATATTTTTATGCTTATGACTGCCATAAACAAAAGACAACGAGTCACTAACTCTTAAAAATGTTAACAAGTAATGGCCACGAAATCCCTGTTGAATGGCATGCTACAATCATTTAGTGTGAGATGGAGTGGTTTGCATCACGTGGTTAACAAATTGGGTTATGACCCTAGTCACCGGAGTTCCCGGAACGACGGATCGAGGAACGACGAACCGGGAACGGGAACGACGTTTAGATGCAATTTTTACACTGTGGGAACGATTTCGTTCCCGCGTTCCCGTCCCGAACACTCGTTCCTGGAACGTGGAACGCTGCATCGTTCCCGTTCCGCGGTGACTAGGGTTATGACTCTGTGAGATGGAGTGGTCCTTGGCATCAAATTTACTTTTAAGTTTCTCCCAACAGTTTTTCCCCCTTgtcttctttatttatttggaaCCAACTAAGGCTGCGTTGGTTGATATAGGAGACGCGTAGTGCGGAAGCGACGCCCGGTGCGTTTCCTccttctctctttctccttcctCTTCCCCCCATCGAATAgatctcgccgccgccgccgcccagccGCTCTCTGGCCCCTTCCCTCTCGGTCCCGGCGTCCTCGCCGCACCGGGTAGGGAAAGGGGCCCCACCCTCCCTCCCTCCTGTACAGCCTATAGGAGTCCCGATGGGGTCTCCCCTGGTGGTCGCCTTCGCCGTCGTTGTCTCTGCTGCTGCAGTTCCCGCCGCCGACGAGGCTCCTACCAAGGTACGTTTAAATAAAGTAAATCTGCTCCTCCGCAGCTCGGTCTCCCCCTCATCCTCTTCCACCTCGCCATCCTCGCGCCACCCTCCAGATCTGTGCTCGGTCTCCCCCTCCTCTTCCACCTCGCCTTCCTCGCGCCACCCCCCAGATCTGTGCTACTCCGACCCGCATCCACCGTGtcccgcctccgcctcctcctctACTATGCAGCCATCGCATCCGCCGATCCAGACAGGTCTTCTTGCGGCGTTGTCGCGTCGACTTCGTCTCCACCGGGATCCCGACTTGGAGCTCCATCTTCTTCCCCCAGCGACGGCAACAACCTTATTCTTCGGTCGCTTGGCGCATGCTTCATCACCGGCTTCGTCGCCCCACCCTCAACCGACGCTTGGCGCGGCCTTCCACCTGGGTGTATGCGTCTTCGGCGCCTCTACGACCCCCCACCGGCGAAttcgtcgtcgtcaacgccTTCGTTATAGCTGTCGTGCTTATCCGGTCTTTGGACCCAGATGTAATTTGGTCTTCCTTGGAGGACCTTTCTGTAAAATGGCTGcttaatatataatatatgcagttgtcaaaaaaaaaaggctgCGTTCGGTTACTTGGGAATGGATGCCTGGAACGGATCCAACTGGAATGATAGGTTTATTTATAGTAGTGATGATCAGCAGGATTATTTCCCGTCCTCGATCCACCAGAAACGAACGAGGCCTAAGTTGGTTTAGGTGGCACAATGTTTACTTATTTTCATTTTTGTTTCATGCAGCAAGGGACAGTGAAATTCTGAGACTGAAGCAGCTCTTAGATGAGAAGGCTGAAAAGAGCAATTCTAAATCTACTGGGCTTGTTGTCAGAACACCTGAATCTATCCTAGAAAATTCAATTCCAATGTCACCTAAAAGAAAGACACCACTTTCCCACGGCAAGGTAAAGAGGGTACAGTTGAGTGAAAATGCTCATCACAGTAGCCCTGCAGAGGAACCTCAAGAGGTCCGCTTAGAAACCTGAGTAGTTCCTTTTCATGTACAAGTATTTGAGTGAGCTTTTTTACTAATCCTTCTTGTGGCTTGATTTGATCTGATACTGCAGCTAGAATGCTCTAGAAGACATGCATGCATCTCAGGTTAGTGAAATTTTAATTAAATCTGTCACTACTTTGTTGTATGACTTGAAATTAATTTGGCCAGTGTGTATGTTGATTCAGGGAATGGGACAAATGAAATGCCGAGTGCTCATATGCTTTGTTCGCTGCTTCAATCTTTGGTTCGCATGAAGATCTCAGTAAATGatgaaacagaaatattttcgaTTTCAGTCTCTCATGAAGCTAGTGGTACTTGCTCATGCTGAATCTCATGTTATTGTTTTACTACAGCTCAGTATTAGCATAGGTGTTATGCTTTATATATTTCGTGCTTGCGCTGGCACTATCATAATGCGATTTTGTGTGTTACTTTTTCACATGTTTCTTCTGTCGGTTACATGTTAACAAAGTAGCACCTTTCATATGGTTTCATTTCATTCGAGGGTGTATTCACTCTCTAGTCATATTCATATAATATAAATGAGTTGATTCTGATCCTTACAGAGTTTAAACAACTGCAGGTTACAGTTTCACCCTCACTTGGTTAGAAGAATCTGATGAATGGTCCTATAAGCTCTCCTCGCTGGGCACCCTAGACAGGATAGCCACTGATTGGATGAGGCAAGACATAAGATTCAGCATGAAAATGTGCCGCATGTTCTTTGAGCGGATATCAAGTGTCATAACAAAAGGATGACGGCATGCCCTGCCTAACCAACTTGTAAATGGAAGCCTCCCGATGTAAAAATGATTTGATGTACTATCTCATTCCAGAACTGCCGTTTATGTTACTGTAGGCCTGTGCGGAGCTCTAGCATACTGGTTTGTGGGCGACAATTGTTGCATCTCTTGTGTTCCTGTTTCGGGCCATCTAGATCGACAGGAAACTGTCTCATATGCATAAACTTGACA from Sorghum bicolor cultivar BTx623 chromosome 3, Sorghum_bicolor_NCBIv3, whole genome shotgun sequence encodes the following:
- the LOC8074520 gene encoding uncharacterized protein LOC8074520, producing the protein MERLDSKFHEKYTALKKRKLLDEGLEQEREAQFKELYDALKNWNSELKKDNAELNEMLVDKVDELQKARQEFLKDIRTRDSEILRLKQLLDEKAEKSNSKSTGLVVRTPESILENSIPMSPKRKTPLSHGKVKRVQLSENAHHSSPAEEPQELECSRRHACISGNGTNEMPSAHMLCSLLQSLVRMKISVNDETEIFSISVSHEASGYSFTLTWLEESDEWSYKLSSLGTLDRIATDWMRQDIRFSMKMCRMFFERISSVITKG